The Erinaceus europaeus chromosome 11, mEriEur2.1, whole genome shotgun sequence DNA window tgctatatttgggaacttggtttactttgaaaatcccatggttaggatttactgtaccatgcaagaccttatcatgatttgtgtcacttaatgctatttacaaataactatatatatatatttaagtttgatttatatttatttatttattattggatagagacagagaaattgagagaggtgggggagatagagagggaaagagacagagatacacttgcagccctgcttcaccacttgtgaagctttccctgtgaacTCAGGGGTTTgcacattggtttttttttttaagttttatttatttattttcccttttgttgtctttttactgttgttatagttattattgttgctattgatgttgttgttgttagataggacagagagaaatggagaaaggaggtgaagacagagagggagagagaaagatagacacctgcagacctgcttcaccgcctgtggagcaactcccctgcaggtggggagccgggggcttgaaccaggatccttctgctggtccttgccctttgtgccattaATAATTTAATCCCAGTGTTACAATTCAATCAGTTCACTAATTTGAAAACTTAAGTGCCTAGATTGACAGAATATATATTCAGGACTGAATTCTatgtttaaaaagtttgagacattcaatctatttttctctctcatattgattagtgatttatcagACTATGAATTAATAGTATACTCTAAAGTCTTATTACAAATTATTATTCATATAGTTTGTAATAAGTAAAGTAGAATATTTgtattctctttttatatttttgtacCTGAATATGTGGTGTtgctcttttcttattttttttttcttttttgtgttgcTCTTTTCTAACTGATTGTAAAAGATCTTTATAGCTTAAAGAATCAATCTTCCTGCCCATAATATATAGACTATAAATATCTCTTCATCTCATCAATTCTTTTCATTTGCTTGAATGTTTTCTTTGCTGGTTGAGAAGATAGTGCAAGTGTTTAGAACATCACACTAACATGCCTAATGTTTCTAGTTCACAGCACTTGGCCCTGCATGTATCAGTGtagtcccctctccccctcctctccccctccctttccccctccttccctccctctgtcttctcctccctccctctccctccctctctctcccccttctcaaataataaaaaaatacattaaaaaatcacATGAATAAATCATTGTCTTTTAAGTTGtttccaccgccccccccccccagggttatcactggagctcagtgcctgcactgcaaatccattactcctggaggttatttttttccttttttgttgctattgttgtttattATCGTTATTCTTGTTAGTATGATTGTTGttactgtagttgttgttggacaggacagagagaaattgataggaggggaagacagagaaggggagagaaagcttgcgaagtgaccctcccttgcaggtggggagctgggggctccagccagatccttgctctggtccttgtgcttccagacatgtgcacttaaccggctgaaCTCCCGCAAGCCCCATTTCTATTTTTTAGTTATATAAAATTTGAGTTTTTCTTTAGTTTGTCTGTGAGAACAGTGTAACTATAGCAACATTCCACTACTGATGACAttctatttacttttgtttttattgttatttgttgCTGAGGGCTGAACACAGGGTCTCAAGACATGAATCTACAGTTGAGTCATCTCCTTAACACTcagttattttaaaatcattttattttaatgtgtgtgtgagagagatacaaagagatacacagagaaatacaagtgaactggtcagctctggcttatactggtgctggggactgaacctgggaccttggaacatcTGGCATAAAAGGCTTTTGCTGAACCATCATGTGGTCTCTGCTACCCTCTAATTTATTTAatcaaacagagaaattgagagaaaaacatcatagagtaggagatagagacacctgtagcatagcACCATctcaccactcaggaaactttccccctactttggagtggggctctgggggcttgaacctgggaccttgtgcatgataatgtgaactaaaccaagtgcaccattgcaaagccctctcaatttttttttttacaacagacTCTGATATTCTTTGGCAATCACATTTCCTTTTtatcattttctataatggaaaTAATAAGTTTTCCAGCTAAGCCAACAGCCACTATCCCTGTACCCACTGCCTTTACCCAGATAAGTGGGCATAAAAATAGTGCACAACCCAGAGAAACAAGAGTTTCTGAAATCACTGAAGGCCACTtgcttttcatttgtttaatcATTTCTTCTAttattcttatttcttctttaacCTTTTCAGATTTCTCTGGAAATCCTTCCTCAGGCAGTTCTTTCAGGAGCTGTAAAGATGGAAATTATTCCCTTTGAAAATTTGAGCCATATGTTTGGATTTAATGACCACAATAGCTGAGGACTTGTGTCATTTTTCTGAAACCTTCATAGCCCTTTGATGACTTCATTTCATCTACCAAATGTCTGGGTAAATATACATGGATGGAGTTAGCTATGGTTTATTGCTTTCCATGAGGCCTTAGAGTTATCTCTAAGGTGAGTAGGATGTAGATGGGGCTTTACATGACAACCATACCAGTAGGTCATCCTACTTTATTAAAACATATTGAAAGCAAAGTATAGGTTTAATTCTTGTTATGTTGTGATCCTACTAAGGTAGCATTGTAGTATTCATATAATAGTTAACAGAAAGTGCTGACTCTCTAGTAAGCAAGGGCTATCAAGCTACAGGTCTGGGTGGGTAATACATTTTACTTTAGGTTTATGGATGAATCAGGAAGACCTAGAAACAATTTCAGAAAGTTTTAATGCTTTAAATATACAACAGTAACTCTTAGGTACAACCTGAACTATTAGGTACAACCTGAAGACCAGATGGATCTACTGCAGATTTCTTTGATAGTTTTACCAAATATCTTAGGGACACTGTGGTCAATGTCCTTTACATTTGAAATCAGAATTAAAAACTATAATCAGCACAATATAGGAGCCTAGGGTATGACATTCATACTGTCCAAAGTTGAATGCTATAGAGTGTGCTTAATAGTGTAGAGTTAAGGTATcaacattttcatatttatttgatacTCTAGGaaatcctctttcaatttttttctcagGCATCATTACTTCacttaaaattgtatttaaataTTGTGTTTTCCTTAGGAGACAGATCTCTTGTTCTTTCTTAGATATGATGGCTTTGCTCAATAAGCAATCATGGCAAGGCCTCACCCAGACGACTTACCTTTCTCTTATGCATTAgcatcatttttttctcttcaagttGGTTGTGATATTGCCTTTCCATCCTTTTTTTCAGTTGGGCCAAATTTTTCTGATAACAGTTTAACTGAGCCATGCTTATCTGCTCCTTCTCCTTTAGCTTTTGTCTTAGCatctcattttcattcttctctgtGTTGAGTTGGGTACGTTCCACTGTTCCACCGAGTCACAGAGCAACAAAATGAATCTCATGTTAAGTCAAGCACCTCCCCTCAGCCCAGAACTCAGAGACTGTAATGAATTTAAATACCAGAGAGAGATCTCTGAATTTTCATGTTAGTCCTACCTGCAACACATATATTAGAATAGGATGAAAAGGTACAGGTTGATTATAGGATCAACCAAATCTCTGCTAAGTTATTGCATACATAGCAGTCTCTCTCCACAAAATTAGAGAAAGTTTCTTGTTTCAGGAAAACTTGCTCTTAGTTCTGTCAAAGGGCACTTCAGGAGCCTCCCTGAGTCTCTGTGTTCAGTCCCTTCCCTCCCTGCATTCCTGCCCTTAGGCCCCCACACACCTGCTATGGCCTTCTCCCCATCACTGAGTGCTTTGTCTGCCTTTAGAATGGCTTTCTCTATtattgcctgagactccaggaaCTTCTGTAAAACTTCCTTTGCCTAAGGAGAAAATGAACAAAGACTGGTAAGGCAGCAAAGAATGATATTCTATATTAGAAATTATGTCCAGTGAAACACAAATTGAACCCCATAAATTCTTTATATCTCCTAGGGTTCCATAGTGGTTCCTACCTTTCAGTAGCCATGACCCAAAAACAAATCTTTTTAGTGATGCCTGAAAACCCTCTAACACAGCCTCCTTCTTTGCCCTTGAGATTGCTCACCTCAGAATTCAGACTACAACCCTCTTCAGAATGCAGAGTGAGGGTCTTATGTGCTGTTCTACAAACACAATCCTCCACTGTTTGCAATCTGtacattctttttattctttctgcGTGTTCATCTCCCTTTTCTTTACTGATACTCCTTAGTGATACTTCCACTTTCATTTCCTGTCCCAAAAAGCATTTCTAAATCTCTTAAGTTTTGAACAATTTATAGGTACATAGAGTCACCCTGTTATCTTGGATGATACGTGTATGATGACTGtgtgagctcagaaaacttataaaataaaattaattaagttaaccaaatttttgccaccaggattatcactggattCTGAGTGCCTGCATAGTGAATCTATTGCCCTCCCGCCCCGTGgctattctttcttcttcatccttttttccccccttttttttcttttttccttctccgtgataggacagagataaattgagaggaggaatagacaaatagagggaaagaaaaagagagacacataccactatttcaccacttgtgaagtttactcCCACCccataggtagggactggggtcttaaACTAGGTCcttatggtaatatatgtgctgagCTCGACTTCATAAATTCTTAGTGCCTCATAGGATAATTATTTATTAGTTTTATATTTTGAGTATTTAGTTAACTAAGTACATCACCTAAAAATATACTTGATTTGTGGATCGAGTGCTGAATATTAACTGCCTCCATCACCATCATAATTGTCACCATCATAATTATTATCTGTGTGCCTAGCTACATAAGAGTCATTACTCTCATAGATCTAatttcgttttatttatttatttatttatttatttattttcccttttgttgctcttgttgtttttcattgtttttgtttttattgatgccattattgttggataagacagagagaaatggagagaggaggggaagacagagagggtgagagaaaaatagaccgcttgtgaagtgactcccctgcaggtggagtccagcCGAcgtccttactcaggtccttgtgctttgtgccacatgcgcttaacccgctgcaataccacctgactcccagggtttatttttatatagatatttatttatttatttattggataagtacAGGGAGAAACTGAAGCTTGAACACAGCAACATGTGGACTTAACTAAATGCGCCCCATCCCTCTTTCTCTAATGTAGTGCTTATGGACCTTTCTCAGGTGAAATCATGTTTCTTGAGAGTAGCCTTATTTCTTTAATCATGTATTCAGTCTACTTAGTACAAAAGCTATTATTGTTTACCAAGTGATAAGACTGTTTATTTTCATCTAAATTCCCAATAATGAACTCTACACTCCtgaagaaatatttgtttttaaagtatCTAATAGTTGAGCATTTACATATAATTCCATATATGTAACAATATTATCATATAGTTACAATACCaccatgttgttttttttctttttctgacatgCTACTCTATATCTTTTTCAGCATTtgtaaagagaaagacacatataGTAAAAGAACACAGATATAACTGTGAAGCCTAAGTAATTTCAGGTATTGAGTAGTACTAAGCACCTAATCACAGGTATTGGTGACATGCAGATTATTATCTGGACTATCTAGCCTCTGTCCCTTCCTGTTTAGAAAGGCACCCTGTGAGGGGTCAAGCagaggcacacctagttaagcacatacactacagtgtgcaaggatgcaggttcaagcccctggtccccacctacagggggaaagtttcaggagtgatgaatttttttttttgcctccagggttattgctggggctcagtgtttgcattctgaatcctttgctcctgggggtcatttttaaaattttgttgcccttgttactgttattgttgttatagctgttgttgttgttggataggacagagagaaattgagagaggagaggaagacagagagagggagagaaagataaacacctgcaggtggggagccaggggttcgaactgggatgcttgctctggtccttgtgcttcgcaacatgtgtgcttaacccactgcactaccgccggcccCCTTTCACTGTGATTTTATCCAGGCTGACGAGATGTACTGTTCTTGGCCCACTTCCACTATACTTCACCTTAACACCTTTCCTGGGCAGCAGCTCATAGTCctcttcaatttttctctttgcttctaaGTAAAGGGCGTGTCCTCCAGGCACAAAGAAAATTCCACTTGAAATACATTCCTGCAAGGACTGTgcaagttttctgagctcttcttCGCAGTATTTCATAGATGCCTCTTCATTTTGCAGACGGAAGTTCTCCATCTTTTGCTCCATGGTATGCTACCATGAAAATGGGGAGAAATTCATAGAAAGAAATTGTTAGAAGGGAAAGTCAAACTGTGATTCTGGAAGAAGCCATCAGTTTAAGAGTACACTGGAACCTGGTACAGTCATGAGTCAGGAGAGTTAAGTCCTGCACTGACAGACTAGCTGTAGGTATGTGTAGAGTTCACTTTGGGCTCAGGTCTCTGTGTGTGAATTGATGGAACTGGTAGACATGGGTTTcatgattcttaaaaaaaatctttctttcttcctttctttctccctttctttcttcctccctctctttctttctttctttaaaatagagTACTTTTCTGCTTTATTATATGTGGTACCAGATACTAAATCTGGGATTTCATGGTTTAAATTCTATGATCTATTCACTGAGATAAATACCTAGATactgtttattatatatatttacatatattttgaaATTGAGGGATAATAAAGATTATATTAATTTCAGGCATACAGCAGAATGACTTGTAGCTTATGCAAACTTCATACTAATTGCTCAGTTTGTCCGGTTAACATCTGCCAACCTCCAGATACACAATTTGTTTTTGGCATTGATGAGAACTTTTAAGATGTGCTAACTTAGCAAGCTCCAAATTGAAAtgttttcttatctatgctttttttttaaaccagtagtAAAATAGACAGTGATGCATCCATCCATAATAATGAGAAACAGGTCAATCTGATTAGGAGACTTTTCTTGAGAAACACTGTTATGGATAAAAGCATAGAAAACCAATGGTGTACTTGATCAGTTACAGAGTGTCTGAACAGAGTTTTGAATacttcagaaattctttcagtgAAGAGCTCAGTGTGAGAGAATGTTGTAGCAAATACTTTTTACTGTATTTATGTGTTCTCATAGGGTTGAGTTTCTCTCATGTGAACTAAGATATTTTTGTAAATTTAAGGATGACAAAAGAGAGACATAGGACGAATGTTCTATGAAGATGCTGGTGATAAATGGGAAGGAAGACGACTCCCAAGAATTCCCTTGTTTGGTGTCCATATACTGTAATGGGTGTACCTGTGCACATGGTGAATATTTGTGTGAGGACTATATGGCACACGTAAACTTTGAGAATTGGCGaatgtggaaagctgggaaatgttctgcatttagtagatacaaactattgtatctactgttgaatgtaaaacattaacctcccaattaaaaagaaaactgcaataaaaagaaagaattaatcaCTACACAGGAAAATGAAAGCATATGTCTTTTCATGAGATCTTCAAATTGGTTTTCTCAAGGGCTGggtgagcacatatattacaatgctcaaggacctgggttcaaggcccccccccatcctcacctacagtgggaaagctttatgagcagtgaagtagggctgcaggtgtctctctgtctctctgtctccccccttccctctgacttctggttgtctctatccaataaataaagataataataaaaaatgaaaagagagagaattgagtATATGGacacgaaaaaaaaaaagttttttttccaaGTGAGGGTAGAGAGGGCCATCACAGAGATTTTGTACCACTGCTGGTGAAGGAGGGGTGTTCCTCATACCTTCAGATGACAGCTTCAGCacattggaactttttttttttggctccacagttattgctggggctaggtgcctgcaccatgaatccactgctcctggaggctatctctcccccccccccttttgatgcccttgtttcttttatcattgttgtggttattattattgttgttattgatgtcattgttgttggataggacagagagtaatggagaaaggaggggaagacagaggggggagagaaagacacctgcagacctgcctcaccgtttGAGAAGcgacccctgctgcaggtggggagctggggtctggaacccggatctttaagccgttccttgtgcttcgcaccatgtgcgtttaacctgctgcgctactgcccgactcccacattggAACTTTTTTCTAGCTTTGATTCATGTGATCAGAAGAGCCACACATTCTATGTTGATGTCTGATCTAAACAACTACGAGCTATGTGTGTTGTTTTAGGTTGTAAAGTACATAGTATTTTGGTTTTTGCcacaatagaaaaatattttacaaaaaaatgcacttttttttttgctccagggttattgctggggcttggtgcctgcaatatgaatccactgttcccggggccattttttctagttttcttcgttgtagttgttttttttgactttattgttgttattattgtttgataggacagggagaagtcgagagagaaggagagaggagagataagaaagacacttgcagggagtcgggctgtagtgcagcgggctaagcgcaggtggcgcaaaccacaaggaccggcccggttcgaacccggctccccacctgcaggggagtcgcttcacaggcggtgaagcaggtctgcaggtgtctttctctcctcctctctgtcttcccctccctctctccatttctctctgtcctatccaacaacgacaacaacaataataactacaacaataaaacaacaagggcaacaaaagggaataaataaataaaataaatatatatataaaaaagaaagacacttgcagaccagtttcacagaTTGTAGGGGCGGGCAGAGCTCGGATCCTTGCAGATCCTCGCGGATCCTTGAGGCAGTTCTtggcgatttgcgccatgtgcgcttagcccagtgcgctaccgcctagACCCTACAAAAGATGCACTTTTAATATGTATAACACGGCGACTAACAAGAACAGTCCATTCATAATGACACCAATGAACCATGGTTCCTAAAGGGGACAGTCTAGTCATCTTTCTAGGACAGGAATCAGGAAGGATATATGCTATAATATATTACCGCAAGTTTCTTCTGGAACTCCTGTTGGTCGTCCCTAAAGGAGTGTTCCATGAAGACTGCAATGGCTTCCCTCTCACAGTCTGTGTGCACATCTAACAGCTCCTGGAGAGTGTCTGTGGGGAATGTTATTTGCCTCGCCATCTGCTCACTGTAGTGGTGGTCTGCTTTCTGCACAGCGATGGAGTTCTCATGCTGGGCCAGAGTTATCATCGCATTTTCCAAGCAGGGTACTCCTCCACTGTCAATGACGTTTATGTAGGACTTGAGCAGAGTCCCCAGTCCTGAATTTGGAGAATAAATAGAGTTACCAATGGTTACTGTATAAACTTAGGGAATCAGTGTTTTAATTTGTacaaaattttataaattaagttttttttttgcttctcctTTTCATCTTCATTCTTGTACAAATTTGTGTATCCTagtttctatacttttttttttcttttgcctccaggtttattggtaGAGCTTGGTGCcaatgctatgaatccactgctcctggtggtcattttttttttccattttattggataggacagaaacggattgagagaagagggggaggcagagagggaaagagaaggatggacacctgcagacctgcttcaccacttgtgaagcatccctactgcagatggggagccaggggctggaacccagacccttgagttagtccttgtgcttagtactatgtgcgcttgttGGCCCACCATGGTCTGCCAACCCCCTCCTTCTTTGAATTCATTTGAATCCATTTCCTTAAAATGACTTCATTTTGTGTTCTTTATTCACCCTTCTATGGTTCTTGAATTCACCTTATTCTATGATGTCTACCAGTTGGCATTGTTATTCTAAGATTTCCTGAAATCCTTTCCCATGAAAATGAAACAACagaatttatttaagaaataagtCAATATTATAAATTGTTGACACTATTTCCAAATGAAAATGTTGGGTCTCCTTGGAATACatcccacctggtcatgatgaacaatctttttgatatactgctgtatctggttggctaggatcaAACAATCATCAATGTGTGCCAGCCAATTGTCTCATTGCACAGGGTGATTACTCTGTATGGCTGTAACCCATGGCACCATATGGATATGAGCTGCCAGTGGGGCTCACtctagtgctttggtgtctctctttctctgtctctctgaataaaaagcTACCTAgaactactctctgccataatccagctttctagccctattcccaactctgacaccatcttcccaggtaacacttttagtccacctgcatgttagctatcaagctctggcaaaaattactatagtcatgggccccttggaacatatctaaaacagacttcctagcttcttcccacacaaagacccttagtttcatgtTCTATATTCCCACCTTGGGTTActgtttatttaacaatttgctttatatcttaccagctGTAAACCactaagttgtagatgctactatcatgtcatcctgactttccagagcagacgacctcaccaatgtgtccaggaacctcatctttccagatccctagcccactagggaaagatagaaagaggctgggattatggatcaacctgccaacacccatgtccagcagaggagcaattacagaagccagaccttccaccctctgcaccccataaagatctttggtccatactccagaggaataaagaataggcaatcttccaatggaggggatgggacacagaattctggtggtgggaactgtgtggaatcgtaccccttgTTATtgtacaatattgttaatcattattaaaacattaattaaaaaatttaaaagtagccCAGGAGTATTGAAATCACACATACATGAGGCCATGACTTAtcggaaaaaaaataaaacagtcatCAAGGATTATGGGACACTGATATTTAGGAGTAGAGAAGtcttcaaaggaggggatgggtcacagaactctgatggtgggaactgtgtggaattatacccctattatcttacaatcttgtaaatcattactaaatcactgaaaaaaaaa harbors:
- the LOC132541440 gene encoding guanylate-binding protein 3-like, with the protein product MTTGLNMTKPICLVENKENQLRVNPEALEILEKISQPVVVVAIAGQYRTGKSYLMNHLAGQNHGFRLGYTIKGETKGIWMWCVPHPSRPDHTLVLLDTEGLGDVQKGNSVNDSWIFTLTVLLSSVFIYNSMNFINLQALEQLHYVTELAELIKTKSSPSSGKVMDSAEFVSFFPDFVWIVRDFKVKLELNGHTITEDEYLEHALKLSSDESKLIQHSNTAKECIRSFFPKRKCFTFSQPTKDDELLLSLHKVSTNQLELNFQEQSKKFCSYIFTHSKTKTLREGVIVTGNRLGTLLKSYINVIDSGGVPCLENAMITLAQHENSIAVQKADHHYSEQMARQITFPTDTLQELLDVHTDCEREAIAVFMEHSFRDDQQEFQKKLAHTMEQKMENFRLQNEEASMKYCEEELRKLAQSLQECISSGIFFVPGGHALYLEAKRKIEEDYELLPRKGVKAKEVLQKFLESQAIIEKAILKADKALSDGEKAIAVERTQLNTEKNENEMLRQKLKEKEQISMAQLNCYQKNLAQLKKRMERQYHNQLEEKKMMLMHKRKLLKELPEEGFPEKSEKVKEEIRIIEEMIKQMKSKWPSVISETLVSLGCALFLCPLIWVKAVGTGIVAVGLAGKLIISIIENDKKEM